The Oncorhynchus tshawytscha isolate Ot180627B linkage group LG05, Otsh_v2.0, whole genome shotgun sequence genome includes a window with the following:
- the LOC112250562 gene encoding transcriptional repressor protein YY1 isoform X2, whose protein sequence is MASGDTLYIEADGSEMPAEIVELHEIEVETIPVETIETTVVGEEDDEDDDDDQPMIALQPLVSDDPNSIHHHHQEVILVQTREEVVGGDDSDMHADGSYEDQILIPVPAPGVEDEYIEQTLVTVAGKSSVGRMKRGGGGSGKKAGKKSYLGAAEASGRKWEQKQVQIKTLEGEFSVTMWASDIDHESVVEEQIIGDNSPPDYSEYMTGKKLPPGGIPGIDLSDPKQLAEFASPFSNSAGPYGQSPVRMKPRKIKEDDAPRTIACPHKGCTKMFRDNSAMRKHLHTHGPRVHVCAECGKAFVESSKLKRHQLVHTGEKPFQCTFEGCGKRFSLDFNLRTHVRIHTGDRPYVCPFDGCNKKFAQSTNLKSHILTHAKAKNNQ, encoded by the exons ATGGCATCCGGCGATACGCTGTATATTGAGGCGGACGGCTCGGAGATGCCGGCCGAAATAGTGGAGTTGCACGAGATAGAGGTGGAAACGATACCAGTGGAGACTATAGAGACTACGGTGGTCGGGGAAGAAGACGACGAGGACGATGATGATGACCAGCCGATGATAGCACTTCAGCCGCTGGTATCAGACGACCCGAATTcgatccaccaccaccatcaagaAGTGATCCTAGTGCAGACAAGAGAGGAGGTTGTTGGCGGGGATGATTCGGATATGCATGCGGACGGGAGTTACGAGGATCAAATCCTCATCCCCGTCCCAGCACCCGGCGTCGAAGACGAGTACATCGAACAGACTCTGGTGACTGTGGCCGGGAAAAGCTCGGTTGGTCggatgaagagagggggaggcggCAGTGGCAAGAAAGCGGGGAAAAAGAGCTATTTGGGTGCTGCAGAAGCAAGCGGTAGAAAATGGGAACAGAAGCAAGTGCAAATAAAGACTCTGGAGGGGGAATTCTCTGTTACAATGTGGGCTTCGG ACATCGACCATGAGTCGGTTGTTGAAGAACAGATCATTGGTGACAATTCCCCTCCGGACTACTCTGAATACATGACTGGGAAGAAGCTGCCCCCTGGAGGGATACCTGGCATCGACCTGTCAGACCCCAAACAGCTGGCAGAGTTCGCCAg CCCCTTCAGTAACTCTGCGGGTCCCTATGGTCAGAGCCCAGTGCG GATGAAGCCGAGGAAGATAAAAGAAGATGACGCTCCCAGGACGATAGCCTGCCCTCATAAA GGCTGTACTAAGATGTTCAGGGACAACTCGGCGATGAGGAAGCATCTCCACACCCACGGGCCTCGCGTGCACGTCTGTGCCGAGTGTGGCAAGGCCTTCGTAGAGAGCTCTAAACTCAAACGCCACCAACTcgttcacacaggggagaaacccttccAG TGTACTTTTGAGGGCTGTGGGAAGAGGTTTTCGCTGGACTTTAACCTGCGCACACACGTTCGTATCCACACCGGTGACCGGCCCTACGTATGCCCCTTCGACGGCTGCAATAAGAAGTTTGCCCAGTCAACCAACCTCAAGTCTCACATCCTCACACACGCCAAAGCTAAAAACAACCAATGA
- the LOC112250562 gene encoding transcriptional repressor protein YY1 isoform X1 — translation MASGDTLYIEADGSEMPAEIVELHEIEVETIPVETIETTVVGEEDDEDDDDDQPMIALQPLVSDDPNSIHHHHQEVILVQTREEVVGGDDSDMHADGSYEDQILIPVPAPGVEDEYIEQTLVTVAGKSSVGRMKRGGGGSGKKAGKKSYLGAAEASGRKWEQKQVQIKTLEGEFSVTMWASDDKKDIDHESVVEEQIIGDNSPPDYSEYMTGKKLPPGGIPGIDLSDPKQLAEFASPFSNSAGPYGQSPVRMKPRKIKEDDAPRTIACPHKGCTKMFRDNSAMRKHLHTHGPRVHVCAECGKAFVESSKLKRHQLVHTGEKPFQCTFEGCGKRFSLDFNLRTHVRIHTGDRPYVCPFDGCNKKFAQSTNLKSHILTHAKAKNNQ, via the exons ATGGCATCCGGCGATACGCTGTATATTGAGGCGGACGGCTCGGAGATGCCGGCCGAAATAGTGGAGTTGCACGAGATAGAGGTGGAAACGATACCAGTGGAGACTATAGAGACTACGGTGGTCGGGGAAGAAGACGACGAGGACGATGATGATGACCAGCCGATGATAGCACTTCAGCCGCTGGTATCAGACGACCCGAATTcgatccaccaccaccatcaagaAGTGATCCTAGTGCAGACAAGAGAGGAGGTTGTTGGCGGGGATGATTCGGATATGCATGCGGACGGGAGTTACGAGGATCAAATCCTCATCCCCGTCCCAGCACCCGGCGTCGAAGACGAGTACATCGAACAGACTCTGGTGACTGTGGCCGGGAAAAGCTCGGTTGGTCggatgaagagagggggaggcggCAGTGGCAAGAAAGCGGGGAAAAAGAGCTATTTGGGTGCTGCAGAAGCAAGCGGTAGAAAATGGGAACAGAAGCAAGTGCAAATAAAGACTCTGGAGGGGGAATTCTCTGTTACAATGTGGGCTTCGG ATGACAAAAAAGACATCGACCATGAGTCGGTTGTTGAAGAACAGATCATTGGTGACAATTCCCCTCCGGACTACTCTGAATACATGACTGGGAAGAAGCTGCCCCCTGGAGGGATACCTGGCATCGACCTGTCAGACCCCAAACAGCTGGCAGAGTTCGCCAg CCCCTTCAGTAACTCTGCGGGTCCCTATGGTCAGAGCCCAGTGCG GATGAAGCCGAGGAAGATAAAAGAAGATGACGCTCCCAGGACGATAGCCTGCCCTCATAAA GGCTGTACTAAGATGTTCAGGGACAACTCGGCGATGAGGAAGCATCTCCACACCCACGGGCCTCGCGTGCACGTCTGTGCCGAGTGTGGCAAGGCCTTCGTAGAGAGCTCTAAACTCAAACGCCACCAACTcgttcacacaggggagaaacccttccAG TGTACTTTTGAGGGCTGTGGGAAGAGGTTTTCGCTGGACTTTAACCTGCGCACACACGTTCGTATCCACACCGGTGACCGGCCCTACGTATGCCCCTTCGACGGCTGCAATAAGAAGTTTGCCCAGTCAACCAACCTCAAGTCTCACATCCTCACACACGCCAAAGCTAAAAACAACCAATGA
- the LOC112250562 gene encoding transcriptional repressor protein YY1 isoform X3: protein MASGDTLYIEADGSEMPAEIVELHEIEVETIPVETIETTVVGEEDDEDDDDDQPMIALQPLVSDDPNSIHHHHQEVILVQTREEVVGGDDSDMHADGSYEDQILIPVPAPGVEDEYIEQTLVTVAGKSSVGRMKRGGGGSGKKAGKKSYLGAAEASGRKWEQKQVQIKTLEGEFSVTMWASDDKKDIDHESVVEEQIIGDNSPPDYSEYMTGKKLPPGGIPGIDLSDPKQLAEFARMKPRKIKEDDAPRTIACPHKGCTKMFRDNSAMRKHLHTHGPRVHVCAECGKAFVESSKLKRHQLVHTGEKPFQCTFEGCGKRFSLDFNLRTHVRIHTGDRPYVCPFDGCNKKFAQSTNLKSHILTHAKAKNNQ, encoded by the exons ATGGCATCCGGCGATACGCTGTATATTGAGGCGGACGGCTCGGAGATGCCGGCCGAAATAGTGGAGTTGCACGAGATAGAGGTGGAAACGATACCAGTGGAGACTATAGAGACTACGGTGGTCGGGGAAGAAGACGACGAGGACGATGATGATGACCAGCCGATGATAGCACTTCAGCCGCTGGTATCAGACGACCCGAATTcgatccaccaccaccatcaagaAGTGATCCTAGTGCAGACAAGAGAGGAGGTTGTTGGCGGGGATGATTCGGATATGCATGCGGACGGGAGTTACGAGGATCAAATCCTCATCCCCGTCCCAGCACCCGGCGTCGAAGACGAGTACATCGAACAGACTCTGGTGACTGTGGCCGGGAAAAGCTCGGTTGGTCggatgaagagagggggaggcggCAGTGGCAAGAAAGCGGGGAAAAAGAGCTATTTGGGTGCTGCAGAAGCAAGCGGTAGAAAATGGGAACAGAAGCAAGTGCAAATAAAGACTCTGGAGGGGGAATTCTCTGTTACAATGTGGGCTTCGG ATGACAAAAAAGACATCGACCATGAGTCGGTTGTTGAAGAACAGATCATTGGTGACAATTCCCCTCCGGACTACTCTGAATACATGACTGGGAAGAAGCTGCCCCCTGGAGGGATACCTGGCATCGACCTGTCAGACCCCAAACAGCTGGCAGAGTTCGCCAg GATGAAGCCGAGGAAGATAAAAGAAGATGACGCTCCCAGGACGATAGCCTGCCCTCATAAA GGCTGTACTAAGATGTTCAGGGACAACTCGGCGATGAGGAAGCATCTCCACACCCACGGGCCTCGCGTGCACGTCTGTGCCGAGTGTGGCAAGGCCTTCGTAGAGAGCTCTAAACTCAAACGCCACCAACTcgttcacacaggggagaaacccttccAG TGTACTTTTGAGGGCTGTGGGAAGAGGTTTTCGCTGGACTTTAACCTGCGCACACACGTTCGTATCCACACCGGTGACCGGCCCTACGTATGCCCCTTCGACGGCTGCAATAAGAAGTTTGCCCAGTCAACCAACCTCAAGTCTCACATCCTCACACACGCCAAAGCTAAAAACAACCAATGA